The Vigna unguiculata cultivar IT97K-499-35 chromosome 6, ASM411807v1, whole genome shotgun sequence genome contains a region encoding:
- the LOC114188313 gene encoding uncharacterized protein LOC114188313 codes for MERIPTYAKFMKDLLIKKRRIQEEETMEWDASCLKSQISKKFHTLCTIARLIVGKALLNLGASINLMPLSMLKRIGDVEVQPSRMTLQLANRSIKYPYGIEEDLLVKLDKFYFHVDFVIMDLEEDSKVPLILGRPFMKKTKVIIDVGNDKIKVRVLDKEIIFHMVGVMKHPVDQQKKGPLQDGCT; via the coding sequence ATGGAGCGAATTCCTACCTATGCCAAATTCATGAAAGATTTGCtcataaagaaaagaagaattcaAGAGGAAGAGACTATGGAATGGGATGCTAGTTGCCTCAAAAGTCAAATATCCAAGAAGTTTCACACTTTGTGTACCATTGCCAGATTAATAGTGGGCAAGGCATTGCTGAACCTTGGAGCTAGTATCAATTTGATGCCTTTGTCCATGTTAAAAAGAATAGGAGATGTGGAAGTTCAACCAAGCAGAATGACACTTCAATTAGCTAATAGATCTATCAAATATCCATATGGAATTGAAGAAGACTTATTGGTCAAATTGGATAAATTCTACTTTCATGTAGACTTTGTAATTATGGATTTGGAGGAAGACTCAAAAGTACCTCTCATCCTTGGGAGaccttttatgaaaaaaaccaAGGTCATCATTGATGTTGGCaatgacaaaataaaagtaagagTGTTGGATAAAGAGATCATTTTTCATATGGTAGGAGTCATGAAGCATCCTGTTGACCAACAAAAGAAAGGACCACTTCAGGATGGATGTACTTGA